The Patescibacteria group bacterium genome window below encodes:
- a CDS encoding NYN domain-containing protein, which produces MIKHKDQRVGVLVDVSNMYHSAKNLYKRRVNFKEILKEVVAGRKLIRATAYVIRAENEEENNFFEALSQLGFEVVIKDLQVFHGGAKKGDWDVGITVDAVKLGQKLDVIVLVTGDGDYLPLVSYLQNTTGCLVEVAAFRQTTSSRLIEEADDFINLSDSRKFLIGR; this is translated from the coding sequence ATGATAAAACACAAAGATCAGAGAGTGGGAGTTTTAGTGGATGTTTCCAATATGTACCACTCAGCTAAGAATTTATATAAGCGTAGAGTTAATTTTAAAGAAATACTCAAAGAGGTAGTAGCTGGTCGTAAACTTATTAGGGCTACGGCTTATGTGATTAGGGCGGAAAATGAAGAAGAGAATAATTTTTTTGAAGCTTTAAGCCAACTCGGTTTTGAGGTGGTAATTAAAGATTTACAGGTTTTTCACGGTGGTGCTAAAAAAGGCGATTGGGATGTCGGTATTACAGTGGACGCCGTTAAGCTCGGACAAAAACTTGATGTGATTGTTTTGGTAACCGGCGATGGAGATTATTTACCTTTGGTTTCTTATCTCCAAAACACCACTGGTTGTTTAGTGGAAGTAGCTGCCTTTAGACAAACCACCTCCAGCCGATTAATTGAAGAAGCGGATGATTTTATTAATCTCAGTGATAGTAGAAAGTTTCTGATCGGCAGATAA
- a CDS encoding tyrosine-type recombinase/integrase has protein sequence MKKKNDQLNDLKRHINRFLEYLEVDRGLSDSTVKNYGFFLNRFADFAIQQGVNQPSKISRQLVHRFRLYLNRLTGKSEETIKKNTQNYHLISLRGFLKYLVKFDIPSLEPEKIELAKQSPRQVDFLEGADLERLLEVPMQHGDQKALPALRDKALLETLFSTGLRVSELTKLKIENINLSKAEFTVRGKGGKVRLVFLSERARDYLKIYLNQRQDTNPYIFIGLGRAGQSEDKPITPRSVERIVSHYARLAGIMKKVTPHTLRHSYATDLLINGADIRSVQAMLGHSSITTTQVYTHITDKQLREIYKSFHDKKRND, from the coding sequence ATGAAGAAAAAAAATGACCAACTTAATGACCTTAAACGCCATATTAACCGTTTTTTGGAATATTTGGAGGTGGATAGGGGGCTATCTGACTCAACGGTTAAAAACTACGGATTTTTTCTTAATCGTTTTGCCGATTTTGCCATCCAACAAGGGGTTAATCAACCATCAAAGATAAGTAGACAACTTGTTCATCGTTTTCGTCTTTATCTTAACCGCTTAACTGGCAAAAGCGAAGAGACCATAAAAAAGAATACTCAAAACTATCACCTAATAAGCCTAAGAGGTTTTTTAAAATATCTGGTGAAATTTGATATACCTTCTTTGGAGCCGGAAAAAATAGAGCTAGCTAAACAAAGTCCCAGACAAGTGGATTTTTTAGAGGGAGCTGATCTTGAACGTCTTTTAGAAGTGCCCATGCAACATGGAGACCAAAAAGCTTTACCTGCTTTAAGAGACAAAGCTCTTTTGGAAACATTATTCTCTACTGGTTTACGTGTTTCTGAGTTAACAAAACTAAAAATTGAAAATATAAACCTCAGTAAGGCGGAATTTACAGTTAGAGGTAAGGGTGGCAAGGTAAGGCTGGTCTTTTTATCCGAGAGAGCCAGAGATTATTTAAAAATTTATTTAAACCAAAGACAAGACACCAACCCTTATATTTTTATCGGTCTCGGAAGAGCGGGACAAAGCGAAGATAAACCGATCACTCCCCGTTCGGTAGAAAGAATTGTTAGTCATTATGCCAGGTTAGCCGGAATAATGAAAAAGGTTACTCCTCATACCTTAAGACACAGCTACGCCACTGATCTTTTAATTAACGGAGCGGATATAAGGAGCGTACAGGCGATGTTGGGTCATTCTTCAATTACCACCACCCAGGTCTACACTCATATTACTGATAAACAACTAAGAGAAATTTACAAAAGCTTCCATGATAAAAAGAGGAATGACTGA
- a CDS encoding FISUMP domain-containing protein, with translation MKNKRYLFGKSAKGFTLVELLVVMSIIGVLATLAVTSLGSVRIKARDIKRVYDLRQIGLAMDLYYSDHRMYPQQVIPGQPIQADFPSETLYMSMVPHNPSPRADSGCPDNDYIYYKVTATNTYVIAGCLGSSQGELTEGPIGYHTDRGLISCGGFLPDREGNVYRTVQVGNQCWMADNLKNLTYPNGACINGGEAPCLAEGPNRMCYGNNPANCETHGALYTWSAAMSGSDLQGARGLCPIGWRIPTHDDFTVLERELCNIEENGNCTVFPFDDSTTGKLGTNEAELLKVGGGFPFNASFTGFYNKSSLQFLELNQLTSFWSSTSYGASMAWTRQIDLATEGIARFPEQKENRAYSVRCVKL, from the coding sequence ATGAAAAATAAAAGATATCTATTTGGCAAATCAGCAAAAGGCTTTACTCTAGTTGAGCTATTAGTGGTTATGTCAATTATTGGAGTTTTAGCTACCTTAGCTGTTACCTCTTTAGGTAGTGTCAGAATAAAGGCTAGGGATATTAAAAGGGTTTATGATCTTAGACAAATAGGCTTGGCTATGGATCTGTATTATTCAGATCATCGCATGTATCCTCAACAAGTTATTCCCGGACAACCTATTCAAGCAGATTTTCCCTCAGAAACCCTCTATATGAGTATGGTGCCTCATAACCCTTCTCCTCGTGCAGATAGCGGTTGTCCGGACAATGATTATATATATTATAAAGTTACAGCCACTAATACTTACGTTATAGCAGGTTGTTTGGGTAGCTCACAGGGTGAATTAACTGAGGGCCCGATCGGTTATCATACAGACAGGGGACTTATTTCTTGCGGTGGTTTTTTACCAGACAGAGAAGGTAATGTTTATCGGACGGTTCAGGTAGGTAATCAATGCTGGATGGCGGATAATCTTAAAAATTTAACTTATCCCAACGGTGCTTGTATTAACGGTGGTGAAGCTCCTTGTTTAGCTGAAGGACCAAACAGAATGTGCTATGGCAATAATCCTGCTAACTGCGAAACGCATGGAGCTTTATATACTTGGAGCGCGGCCATGAGCGGTTCTGATCTTCAAGGTGCAAGGGGTCTTTGTCCTATTGGCTGGAGAATACCCACCCATGATGATTTTACGGTTTTAGAAAGAGAGCTTTGTAATATTGAGGAGAACGGTAATTGCACAGTCTTTCCTTTTGACGACTCAACTACGGGCAAACTCGGAACCAATGAAGCTGAACTTTTAAAGGTGGGTGGAGGTTTTCCTTTTAATGCCTCTTTCACTGGTTTTTACAATAAATCATCCCTACAGTTTTTAGAACTTAATCAGTTAACTTCTTTTTGGTCTTCCACCTCATACGGTGCCTCAATGGCTTGGACCAGACAAATTGATCTTGCCACTGAAGGAATTGCCAGATTTCCTGAACAAAAAGAAAACAGAGCTTATTCGGTTAGGTGTGTGAAGTTGTAA
- a CDS encoding HIT domain-containing protein, which produces MSNKYDFYCEEALLDKTAIDIVFESDNILAFNHTNPSYQTHIVTIPKKHIIDLPSLADEDLGILNEPLRVARDISRKLDKSQGIRLRTNAGKFQDTPHLHFHLIDGEKL; this is translated from the coding sequence ATGTCTAACAAATACGACTTTTATTGCGAAGAAGCACTGTTAGATAAAACTGCTATTGATATAGTTTTTGAATCTGATAATATTTTAGCTTTTAATCATACAAATCCATCATATCAAACTCACATAGTTACTATTCCTAAAAAGCATATTATAGACCTTCCTTCTTTAGCTGATGAAGACCTTGGTATATTAAATGAACCATTAAGGGTCGCTAGGGATATTTCTAGGAAATTAGATAAGAGTCAAGGAATCAGATTACGCACTAACGCCGGGAAATTTCAAGATACACCCCACCTGCATTTTCATTTAATTGATGGAGAAAAATTATAA